The nucleotide window aaatatgactcaggaaactACTGGAGTGTTCTATAGGTTATTTTAACCTTGCAGGCATCAGCTGTGACACATAGCCTGTGTActgaaaaaaagactgaaatctgTACACGTCCATAATGTAGACTGAGTCCCCTGAAATCATCTTCCAGTCAGCATTTCAGAAAATAATCTTCCCTAGGTAAATTAAGTAAACTTTAAGTGTAAAGAATAATTTGATGAGTTATATAAAtggtttaatttatatgcatgtTGTTAAAGGTTTGATTTTTGATTCGTGTCTGCAGCCATCCATGGGAAACCGTTACAACAGCTGCAATGCAGAAATACCCAAATCCTATGAATCCGAGTGTGGTTGGAGTTGATGTACTGGACAGACACATAGATCCCTCTGGAAAGTTGCACAGCCATAGACTTCTCAGCACAGAGTGGGGACTGCCTTCCATTGTGAAGTCTGTAAGTGTGCCTTTGTTCCTGAAGCAGTGTGACTGCTGGAGAGAAGTTTTCTAGATCACATTATAATTTCAAATAGGTGGTGGGAGCCAATTTGGAATGTCATTTTTGCATCAGTTCAAATTGTATTATAATAAACTTGAGTTATGAGTGTATAATGAATTAGAAATATTATTACAGTCTTCATGAAGTCACCTGATAAAACCTTCTGAAGGAAGCCAGCTAATGCTCTGTGATCTGAAagttttattctgcttttcctACCTTGCCAACAGCTTGAGCTATGGCAGCTGGGATTTGGTGCTGGTGGTTAGTGGGCAGCTGCTGGGGTCATTGGTGCTGCGACGTTAAGTGAGGCATAATCTCAGTTTGCCGTGGCCATGTTTGTTCCAAGATCTGGTGCTTCTGCCTGTACATTGGAAAATGTAATTCTGTGCTCTTTCAAGGGAGCAGGTTTTAGGGATCCAGTCTATCATGATGGGAGAGAATCCTAGTATAAGTGGACCAAGTTATCTGTAGAAACCCTCTTCATAGAAGGTGGGCCCATGCAGAAAACGGAAGTACATGTTTTTCACCAGGAATGTGCTAACTGCTTCCTTTGTTCTAACTGCTGCACTAGATGATGAGGACAAAGAAGTGAGCAGGGTTGGGATGGGCTTGGGGTCAGCGTGAGAGTGCCCCTGCATGTGCTGTGTTACCTTCATTGTGAAGTGGCTGGTCTTCTGCCTGGAGAGCAGAGCCACCGCATCCTCCCCCTTGGActgcaccagggaagccctgacagaCACTCTGaagctctcctttctctccatctaTGTTTCCCGAATGTCAGGCTCACCGCTCCACGGCAACCTTGGCAGTTTCCGCATCCTGCCTTGTCCTGCATACGTTTTCAGCTGGCTGGTGGCTAAATTGTCTCTGCGGAAGGTTTTTGTGTCTAGGAGTCTCATCTTCTCCCTTAAGTGGTCCTCCTTTCTGATCTTTGTCTCATTCCTTGTGTTTTttatgaaaacacatttttggTTCAAAATACTAACACATCTTTACCTACAAATAAAACATTGATAACACTAGTTAAGAAATCCTCCTCTGATCACTAATTCCAAATGTTTTACTTAGATTATTGGTGCGGCAAGAACCAAAACATATGTGCAAGAACATTCTGTAGTGGATCCTGTAGAGAAAACAATGGAACTTAAATCTACAAATGTAAGTAACTACCTGGcttagttttttcttcttttgtggtggtggtggtggtggtttagtcactaagtcgtgtccaactcttgtgaccccatggaccgtagcctgccggctcctctgtccatgggattctccaggcaagaatactggagtgggttgccactccctcctccgTTCCCTCTTGTAGTTGATACACAAGTGGACGTACACTCTTCAGCCTGGTCTAAGAAATTCCTACTCAGATGCTGGACCGTCTCTGCCTGTTTGCAGCCTCAGTACTCTAATGAGCCTGCCTGTTACTTCTAGGAGATAGCattcaataaaatgaatttggaatCACTGTGTATTATTACTATTATGGTGCTTTTGtcaaatttattacttttttaataaaaagtaagcAATGAATATTGAAAAGTTCTATTTACATAGTAATATCAAAGTGGTTTATATGCTATTTTGCATATTTACCCAGCAAGATTTTGGTTTGTGAGTTAATTTAGGAAATGTTTTTAATCTTGATTCCCgacattatttgactttttttaattctgtagatttcatttacaaatatggTTTCAGTAGATGAGAGACTTATATACAAACCACATCCTCAAGACCCAGAAAAGTAAGtgaaaagtattttaacaagcttattttacaatatatttttatttttcttaagtatgaaaaatgaaaattaggtCATCCTGAAGCTGTGCGAATGTGTTTTGTTCTAGAACTATTTTGACTCAAGAAGCCATAATTACTGTGAAAGGAGTCAGTCTTGGCAGTTACCTTGAAGGGCTGATGGCAAGTACGATATCATCAAATGCTAATAAAGTAAGTAAGGCTGCTCTCACTTAACGTGGGGGGGTGGGGTacaggcttgtgggatcttagttccccaggtcccctgcagtggaagcacagagtcttaaccgctgggtcacctgggaagtccctcccgCTTGCTCTTCTTCCTGGGTCATTTCTTAGAAGAGCTGTCCTTGTGAGCTGTCTGAGCCACTGCAACATGACGCCATGTGGGCTGTTACTGGGTCTAGTGTGTCTGAGTTCACATTCCACCTGTAATTTCCACCTGTAACTCTGACCAGCTTTTCATCTTGGGCAGTTAACTAAGTGAGCCTTTCTCTACCTCAGTTTCCTATCTGTGAAGTGAAGATTAATTACCCACCTTACAGGGTTGGGTATGAAGAGTAAATGAGGTATCATGGGAAATCTGTGGCTGGGGGCCCAGcatttgggggcaggggaaggtgaAGATGTGTGTCACTGTTGAAAGCATAGATTCTCAGCCTGTTTCTCATTATCATCTCCCTTCACCCCCAGATCCACTGTAGATATTTTCTCCTAACTATCCCCACCCTGAGAAATTATTTAATGCCAAACATTATGTCTACAGATTCAGAGATATATGGGTCTGCGTCTGTgctttatatattaaaagaatgagatttttcCCTACTACCCCCCAACTAATTTTTGCCCCATTGAAAATgtatgatttaaaataaagtaagttTAGAGAAAGAGATGCCTAATGCACTGTTTTATAACATGTAATATCATTCAGCAGTCAAAAGATATTCATAGATGCCTTCTCTATGTCAGGCAGAGTGCTAGGCTAGACTGGGGAGACAGCGGGGAGCAAAACAAACGTGGTGCCTGCCCTCGTGGAACTAAGAGGAAGGCGACATTAATCATACAACACGGCATTAGGAAAGGAAAAGTACAGAAAGGTACGAGAGTGCTTCATGAGTGCTGAGTAAGTGGTGTTGCTGCTGAGTTCTGAGCGAGGGGTGGGTAGGCCGTGAGGGGTCTGCTAGGGAGTGGTCCAGGTGGATCAGCTGCACATGCAAAGGCCCCAAGGCCAGAAGCAGTCAGTGCTCCTCATTCTGTCCCTCAGGGAAGTACACAGAGTCCCACGAGAGAGGGGTTGGAGAGCAAGTTAGACCAGAGCCTCGGACAGC belongs to Bos indicus isolate NIAB-ARS_2022 breed Sahiwal x Tharparkar chromosome 13, NIAB-ARS_B.indTharparkar_mat_pri_1.0, whole genome shotgun sequence and includes:
- the PRELID3B gene encoding PRELI domain containing protein 3B isoform X1 — protein: MKIWTSEHVFDPVGPRILEKGVDCRDSGRPATFSHPWETVTTAAMQKYPNPMNPSVVGVDVLDRHIDPSGKLHSHRLLSTEWGLPSIVKSIIGAARTKTYVQEHSVVDPVEKTMELKSTNISFTNMVSVDERLIYKPHPQDPEKTILTQEAIITVKGVSLGSYLEGLMASTISSNANKGREAMEWVIHKLNAEIEELTASARGSIRTPMAAAAFVEK
- the PRELID3B gene encoding PRELI domain containing protein 3B isoform X2; protein product: MKIWTSEHVFDHPWETVTTAAMQKYPNPMNPSVVGVDVLDRHIDPSGKLHSHRLLSTEWGLPSIVKSIIGAARTKTYVQEHSVVDPVEKTMELKSTNISFTNMVSVDERLIYKPHPQDPEKTILTQEAIITVKGVSLGSYLEGLMASTISSNANKGREAMEWVIHKLNAEIEELTASARGSIRTPMAAAAFVEK